One segment of Coffea arabica cultivar ET-39 chromosome 7c, Coffea Arabica ET-39 HiFi, whole genome shotgun sequence DNA contains the following:
- the LOC113698770 gene encoding uncharacterized protein isoform X2: MNFGSSFLQLSNTSMRVVMKMERKQPPGWLVFIHMEDHIWVDIWEERKVFGSRGQSLKDEILGKNPTPATASNGKSSNPIRVVKRDAQSLRIKLAVGGLPERIISAFHLVHEESVNEEAAFSKSKSAVSWFKELGKDIESSSHAGSLQGSELVEKMQEHENALRHCVTQLENFETTRLALVSQLNEALQDQESKLELIHNELEVARSQIEQTLCVKQKLVSSSYLAPQSNAGSQLMEAARVAEASLPLTQLSSTPILPPTPPITFNSSKLNEEENKKAAAAAVVAKLAASTSSAQMLTSVLSSLVAEEVASMSNGLTSTGFSSSLPFGSPEKRPKVENPVRFSEVNHSDGSHAAFFASAQQTVSNMPVGAANGMQLMSQGNQLQATFPQPPPLPPPPPQSVTPGNSSATQLGQSAAMMIGVPYGYGSSNLPPPPLPPHMPMGFARPAPLPTQQPPPQQLQNQQSQQQQQAAAGGYYRPPGIGFYAQGHQSATPPVPRQ, translated from the exons ATGAATTTTGGAAGTTCCTTCCTGCAGCTCTCAAACACGTCTATGAGGGTGgtgatgaaaatggaaagaaagcaGCCTCCAGGCTGGTTAGTTTTCATCCATATGGAAGATCATATTTGG GTTGACAtttgggaagaaagaaaagtttttggatcTAGAGGTCAGAGTCTTAAAGATGAAATACTGGGAAAGAATCCTACTCCCGCAACTGCCAGCAATGGAAAGAGCTCAAACCCTATCAGAGTCGTGAAGAGAGATGCTCAATCATTAAGAATT AAACTGGCTGTTGGGGGTTTGCCAGAAAGGATAATATCCGCATTCCATTTGGTCCATGAAGAAAGTGTCAATGAAGAAGCTGCTTTTAGCAAGTCCAAAAGTGCTGTTTCCTGGTTTAAAGAACTTGGAAAAGACATTGAAAGCTCTTCACATGCGG GAAGCCTGCAAGGTTCAGAGTTGGTAGAAAAGATGCAAGAACACGAGAATGCCCTTAGGCATTGTGTTACTCAActagaaaattttgaaactactAGGCTTGCATTGGTTTCACAGCTTAATGAAGCACTTCAAGATCAA GAATCAAAGCTGGAGCTGATACACAATGAATTGGAG GTGGCCCGCAGTCAGATAGAGCAAACTTTATGTGTAAAGCAGAAGCTGGTATCATCATCTTATCTGGCTCCCCAATCTAATGCTGGTAGCCAACTTATGGAGGCTGCAAGGGTTGCTGAAGCAAGCTTGCCTTTGACCCAGTTATCAAGCACGCCTATCCTTCCGCCAACCCCTCCTATAACTTTTAATTCTTCAAAACTCAATGAAGAGGAGAATAAGAAGGCAGCAGCAGCTGCTGTCGTGGCAAAACTTGCTGCTTCCACATCCTCTGCACAGATGCTTACTTCTGTTCTTTCATCCCTTGTTGCAGAAGAGGTTGCCTCTATGAGTAATGGTTTAACTTCAACTGGATTCTCTTCTAGTTTACCTTTTGGATCCCCAGAGAAAAGGCCAAAGGTAGAGAATCCTGTGCGTTTTTCTGAGGTGAATCATTCTGATGGCAGTCATGCTGCATTCTTTGCTTCTGCACAGCAGACAGTAAGTAACATGCCAGTTGGTGCAGCCAATGGGATGCAGCTTATGTCCCAGGGAAACCAACTTCAGGCAACATTCCCGCAACCACCACCGCTGCCGCCGCCACCGCCCCAATCTGTAACACCTGGAAATTCTTCTGCAACTCAGTTAGGCCAATCTGCTGCAATGATGATAGGGGTTCCCTATGGATATGGTTCAAGCAACCTTCCACCTCCACCTTTGCCTCCACATATGCCAATGGGATTTGCTAGGCCAGCTCCTTTACCAACTCAGCAACCACCTCCTCAGCAGCTTCAGAACCAGCAGtctcagcagcagcagcaggcaGCTGCTGGTGGATATTATCGGCCTCCAGGTATTGGATTCTATGCCCAAGGTCATCAGTCAGCAACTCCACCTGTACCCCGGCAGTGA
- the LOC113698770 gene encoding uncharacterized protein isoform X1, producing the protein MSDDDFNGQTLAEKLAKLNSSQQSIESLSRWCITHRKKAKQIVETWEKIFKSAPREQHVSFLYLANDILQNSRRKGSEFVNEFWKFLPAALKHVYEGGDENGKKAASRLVDIWEERKVFGSRGQSLKDEILGKNPTPATASNGKSSNPIRVVKRDAQSLRIKLAVGGLPERIISAFHLVHEESVNEEAAFSKSKSAVSWFKELGKDIESSSHAGSLQGSELVEKMQEHENALRHCVTQLENFETTRLALVSQLNEALQDQESKLELIHNELEVARSQIEQTLCVKQKLVSSSYLAPQSNAGSQLMEAARVAEASLPLTQLSSTPILPPTPPITFNSSKLNEEENKKAAAAAVVAKLAASTSSAQMLTSVLSSLVAEEVASMSNGLTSTGFSSSLPFGSPEKRPKVENPVRFSEVNHSDGSHAAFFASAQQTVSNMPVGAANGMQLMSQGNQLQATFPQPPPLPPPPPQSVTPGNSSATQLGQSAAMMIGVPYGYGSSNLPPPPLPPHMPMGFARPAPLPTQQPPPQQLQNQQSQQQQQAAAGGYYRPPGIGFYAQGHQSATPPVPRQ; encoded by the exons ATGAGCGACGATGACTTTAATGGGCAGACTTTGGCTGAGAAGTTGGCTAAACTTAACAGTTCACAGCAAAGCATTGAGT CATTGTCTCGTTGGTGCATTACTCACCGGAAGAAAGCTAAACAAATTGTTGAAACATGGGAAAAGATTTTCAAATCTGCACCTCGGGAGCAGCATGTTTCATTTCTATATTTGGCCAATGATATTCTGCAAAATAGTAGGCGCAAGGGCAGTGAGTTTGTAAATGAATTTTGGAAGTTCCTTCCTGCAGCTCTCAAACACGTCTATGAGGGTGgtgatgaaaatggaaagaaagcaGCCTCCAGGCTG GTTGACAtttgggaagaaagaaaagtttttggatcTAGAGGTCAGAGTCTTAAAGATGAAATACTGGGAAAGAATCCTACTCCCGCAACTGCCAGCAATGGAAAGAGCTCAAACCCTATCAGAGTCGTGAAGAGAGATGCTCAATCATTAAGAATT AAACTGGCTGTTGGGGGTTTGCCAGAAAGGATAATATCCGCATTCCATTTGGTCCATGAAGAAAGTGTCAATGAAGAAGCTGCTTTTAGCAAGTCCAAAAGTGCTGTTTCCTGGTTTAAAGAACTTGGAAAAGACATTGAAAGCTCTTCACATGCGG GAAGCCTGCAAGGTTCAGAGTTGGTAGAAAAGATGCAAGAACACGAGAATGCCCTTAGGCATTGTGTTACTCAActagaaaattttgaaactactAGGCTTGCATTGGTTTCACAGCTTAATGAAGCACTTCAAGATCAA GAATCAAAGCTGGAGCTGATACACAATGAATTGGAG GTGGCCCGCAGTCAGATAGAGCAAACTTTATGTGTAAAGCAGAAGCTGGTATCATCATCTTATCTGGCTCCCCAATCTAATGCTGGTAGCCAACTTATGGAGGCTGCAAGGGTTGCTGAAGCAAGCTTGCCTTTGACCCAGTTATCAAGCACGCCTATCCTTCCGCCAACCCCTCCTATAACTTTTAATTCTTCAAAACTCAATGAAGAGGAGAATAAGAAGGCAGCAGCAGCTGCTGTCGTGGCAAAACTTGCTGCTTCCACATCCTCTGCACAGATGCTTACTTCTGTTCTTTCATCCCTTGTTGCAGAAGAGGTTGCCTCTATGAGTAATGGTTTAACTTCAACTGGATTCTCTTCTAGTTTACCTTTTGGATCCCCAGAGAAAAGGCCAAAGGTAGAGAATCCTGTGCGTTTTTCTGAGGTGAATCATTCTGATGGCAGTCATGCTGCATTCTTTGCTTCTGCACAGCAGACAGTAAGTAACATGCCAGTTGGTGCAGCCAATGGGATGCAGCTTATGTCCCAGGGAAACCAACTTCAGGCAACATTCCCGCAACCACCACCGCTGCCGCCGCCACCGCCCCAATCTGTAACACCTGGAAATTCTTCTGCAACTCAGTTAGGCCAATCTGCTGCAATGATGATAGGGGTTCCCTATGGATATGGTTCAAGCAACCTTCCACCTCCACCTTTGCCTCCACATATGCCAATGGGATTTGCTAGGCCAGCTCCTTTACCAACTCAGCAACCACCTCCTCAGCAGCTTCAGAACCAGCAGtctcagcagcagcagcaggcaGCTGCTGGTGGATATTATCGGCCTCCAGGTATTGGATTCTATGCCCAAGGTCATCAGTCAGCAACTCCACCTGTACCCCGGCAGTGA